Below is a genomic region from ANME-2 cluster archaeon.
TTGCTGAATCCAGATTAGCACTTGCAGAAGATGACCTCTCCATAGCAGAGAAACTTCTTGAAATTCGTTTAGATAATCGAACTGTGATCCATAAATCGTATTATTCGATGTATCATGCTGCAAGGTCTGCGGTGTATCTGCAGATGCAGATTGATGTCAAAGAGCATCGATCACTTGTGGGCAGGTTCAAAAAACTACTTATAATGAAGTTTGGAGATGAAACACTCGCTAATCAGATGAATACATGGAGATCGATGCGTATAAAGTGTGATTATTATCCGGATGTAGAGATTGCGGAAGAGATGTGCAAATCTGCGATGTCAGATGCTGCTATGATCATTCACACCTGTAAAAATCTTGTGGAGGAATTTTAGATGGATAAAGAAGAAATCATAAAGATAATCAGGAATGAAGTCTCAAAGGAGTTTGGGGTAGAAAGGATAAAGGACATCGAATATTTCGGACCTTATGAAGGCGAGGATCTTGATGTGATCGTTTATGTTGAGGGGATCGATGAGCGTAAGGATACCGTAGGTGTGGGCATGCGGCTGTTTGATATATTCGAT
It encodes:
- a CDS encoding HEPN domain-containing protein, with product MKQNKLMELTPDKWGLLVYLSDYNALDLSTIKRFMIDIAESRLALAEDDLSIAEKLLEIRLDNRTVIHKSYYSMYHAARSAVYLQMQIDVKEHRSLVGRFKKLLIMKFGDETLANQMNTWRSMRIKCDYYPDVEIAEEMCKSAMSDAAMIIHTCKNLVEEF